The proteins below come from a single Oryzias latipes chromosome 14, ASM223467v1 genomic window:
- the LOC101174042 gene encoding dynein light chain 2, cytoplasmic encodes MSDKKAVIKNADMSDEMQQDAVDCAMQAMEKYNIEKDIAAYVKKEFDKKYNPTWHCIVGRNFGSYVTHETKHFIYFYLGQVAILLFKSG; translated from the exons ATGTCAGACAAGAAGgcggtgatcaaaaatgcaGACATGTCTGATGAAATGCAGCAGGATGCAGTGGACTGTGCCATGCAAGCCATGGAGAAGTACAATATCGAGAAAGATATTGCTGCATATGTCAAGAAG GAATTTGACAAGAAATACAACCCGACATGGCACTGCATTGTTGGGAGGAACTTTGGTAGCTATGTGACCCACGAGACGAAGCATTTCATCTACTTCTACTTGGGTCAAGTGGCTATTCTGCTGTTTAAGTCCGGCTGA
- the LOC101171767 gene encoding serine/arginine-rich splicing factor 1B produces MSGGLVRGPAGSNDCRIYVGNLPPDIRSKDVEDLFYKYGSIRDIDLKNRRGGPPFAFVQFEDPRDAEDAVYGRDGYDYDGYRLRVEFPRSGRGGGGGGGGGGGGMGPPRGRYGPPSRRSENRVIVSGLPPSGSWQDLKDHMREAGDVCYADVFRDGTGVVEFVRKEDMTYAVRKLDNTKFRSHEGETAYIRVKTDGPRSPSYGRSRSRSRSRSRSKSRSRSYSPRRNRASPRYSPRRSNSRSRSRSRSRSRSRSRT; encoded by the exons ATGTCCGGAGGACTCGTTCGGGGACCCGCGGGAAGTAATGATTGTCGCATATACGTGGGGAACCTTCCCCCCGACATTCGCTCCAAAGATGTGGaagatttgttttacaaatatgGATCTATTCGTGACATTGATCTGAAAAACCGACGGGGAGGACCGCCGTTTGCCTTTGTGCAGTTCGAGGATCCGAG GGACGCTGAGGATGCTGTGTACGGCAGAGACGGTTATGATTACGATGGTTACCGTCTACGCGTGGAGTTTCCGAGAAGTGGGAGAGGAGGTGGTGGCGGCGGTGGTGGGGGAGGTGGAGGAATGGGACCGCCAAGGGGGAGGTACGGTCCCCCGTCCCGGCGCTCCGAGAACAGGGTGATTGTGTCAG GTCTTCCCCCCAGTGGAAGCTGGCAGGACCTGAAGGATCACATGCGGGAGGCAGGTGATGTATGTTATGCTGATGTGTTCCGTGATGGCACTGGAGTGGTGGAGTTTGTGCGCAAGGAAGATATGACGTACGCTGTGCGTAAATTGGATAACACAAAGTTCCGCTCCCACGAG GGAGAGACGGCCTACATTCGTGTGAAGACGGACGGCCCTCGCAGCCCCAGCTACGGTCGCTCTCGCTCTCGTAGCCGCAGTCGAAGCCGGAGCAAGAGCCGATCTCGCAGCTACTCCCCACGGCGCAACCGAGCCTCTCCCCGTTACTCGCCTCGGCGCTCCAACTCCCGCTCGCGTTCCCGTTCTCGCTCCCGCTCACGTTCTCGCTCTCGTACCTAA
- the pigs gene encoding GPI transamidase component PIG-S, which produces MATTEVERRRGQLAALSIAAVVIVVGVPLWWRTTETYRAWLPFSQIKDLSKLQLHLSADVEVVFARGTLTPEQQKRLPLTQTQDEEHAVDENTVLRYTHEIKYQTATIMEEEALGKPTAAEADLSLHMLSESPCGSSVVYVIPEVSSLLPENVKVYIGQRRTAILRINAEMRAGKTVEQLLDVLKPQIKQVLQVMSFSHTDITAALSDRVRFNPGSKESMTHSMRAFTFSPGYEITFSLLNPDPRSHRLHWDIEGAVQTYIQPFLTKLSPLANFSIDSQMLHYAMLGVNPRYNNDRGAFILHADSLAHVINPVEARLGSNAASSNPVLNFLLYVPDAQHSPLYIQDHKKMDVPSNAFHSPRWGGIMVYNVKNLYGPEAEFPVNININMAEVMGVFLTQLRLLVGMESSPPPPGFLVAPCGSVGLADWELDRLMWSRSVENIATATTTITSLAQLLDQIGNIVINDNIAQQVSSAVTSVQLAVAELEAGNLGFALQYSKEAILASEKAFFDPSLLHLLYFPDDQKFAIYIPLFLPMCVPILLSLLKMGSEARQRYREKQAKKD; this is translated from the exons ATGGCCACCACGGAAGTGG AGCGCAGACGAGGTCAGCTTGCTGCCCTGTCTATCGCCGCCGTGGTCATCGTCGTTGGGGTCCCCTTGTGGTGGCGAACGACTGAAACCTACCGCGCCTGGTTACCTTTCAGCCAGATAAAAGACCTCTCTAAACTGCAG CTGCATTTAAGTGCTGATGTTGAAGTTGTGTTTGCACGGGGCACCCTGACACCTGAGCAGCAGAAGAGGCTCCCCCTGACCCAGACGCAGGATGAGGAGCATGCAGTGGATG AGAACACAGTTTTGAGGTATACTCATGAAATAAAGTACCAAACAGCTACAATTATGGAAGAGGAGGCTCTGGGCAAGCCCACCGCTGCAG AGGCGGATCTAtctctgcacatgctcagtgaaAGTCCGTGTGGTTCTTCAGTGGTGTATGTGATTCCTGAGGTCTCCTCGCTGCTACCAGAG AATGTCAAAGTGTATATTGGTCAACGCCGGACGGCCATCCTACGCATCAATGCTGAGATGAGAGCAGGAAAGACGGTAGAGCAGCTACTGGATGTCCTGAAGCCTCAAATCAAGCAGGTGCTTCAGGTGATGTCTTTTAGTCACACGGACATCACAGCTGCCCTCAGTGATCGAGTCCGTTTCAACCCTGGCAGCAAAGAAAGTATGACTCATAGTATGAGAGCCTTTACATTCAGTCCAG GTTATGAGATAACTTTCAGTCTGTTGAACCCTGACCCAAGGTCACACAGGCTCCATTGGGACATAGAAGGTGCTGTTCAGACTTACATCCAGCCTTTTCTTACCAAACTTTCTCCTTTGGCCAACTTCAGCATAGACTCTCAG ATGCTACACTACGCCATGCTGGGTGTCAACCCGCGCTATAACAACGACCGCGGCGCCTTCATACTTCACGCCGACAGCCTTGCTCATGTCATCAACCCAGTGGAGGCCAGACTTG GTTCCAATGCTGCCTCCTCCAACCCGGTGCTGAATTTTCTTCTGTATGTGCCAGACGCCCAGCATTCACCACTTTACATTCAGGACCACAAGAAAATGGATGTTCCTTCGAATGCATTTCACTCTCCGCGTTGGGGGGGGATTATG GTGTATAATGTTAAAAATCTCTATGGACCAGAGGCTGAGTTTCCTGTcaacatcaacataaacatgGCTGAAGTCATGGGGGTTTTCCTGACGCAACTTcg GCTGTTGGTGGGCATGGAgtcctcccctcctcccccagGCTTCTTGGTGGCTCCGTGCGGCAGCGTAGGACTGGCTGACTGGGAGCTGGACCGTCTCATGTGGAGTCGGAGTGTGGAAAATATTGCTACGGCGACCACAACCATCACTTCTCTAGCGCAGCTCTTGGACCAGATTGGAAACATTGTCATAAACGACAACATTGCCCAGCAG GTGTCCAGTGCTGTCACATCTGTGCAGCTGGCTGTGGCTGAGCTGGAGGCCGGGAACCTTGGCTTTGCCCTACAGTACAGCAAAGAGGCCATCTTGGCGTCTGAGAAAGCCTTTTTTGATCCttccctcctccacctcctctacTTTCCCGATGACCAGAAATTTGCCATCTATATTCCTCTTTTCCTGCCTATGTGTGTGCCCATTTTGTTGTCACTGCTTAAGATGGGATCTGAAGCCAGACAACGGTACAGAGAAAAACAAGCCAAGAAGGACTGA